The Caldicellulosiruptor changbaiensis genome has a segment encoding these proteins:
- a CDS encoding FliH/SctL family protein: MIRSNQVLIQNPVETNYKVILEKLIKAKAEIEHYEQKLKEQQEEFKRQQEQNEAFRKEAEEVLEKAKEEAKRIVREAETQAEQIKKEAFEKGFNDGLSQGLAAAEAEYQKRLQEIEILKMQVLAERERILKDAQNELMILVPKIVGKVVEKEARDKEFLKDFIKNAISQLSIKNGLVIRTSEEDFEYVKQNLDEILRGVEGVDKVEIKVDKALSFGDIVIETPYGFVETGIKTRLEKLQEIVFSIIGD, translated from the coding sequence GTGATTAGAAGTAATCAAGTGCTAATCCAAAATCCTGTTGAGACAAACTACAAGGTAATTTTAGAAAAGCTTATAAAGGCGAAAGCAGAGATTGAACACTATGAGCAAAAATTAAAGGAACAGCAAGAGGAATTCAAACGGCAGCAAGAGCAGAATGAAGCGTTTAGAAAAGAAGCAGAAGAAGTCTTAGAAAAGGCAAAAGAAGAAGCAAAGAGGATTGTAAGAGAAGCAGAAACTCAGGCAGAACAAATTAAAAAGGAGGCTTTTGAAAAAGGGTTTAATGATGGTTTGAGCCAGGGATTGGCAGCAGCTGAGGCAGAATATCAAAAAAGGCTGCAAGAGATAGAAATACTGAAAATGCAGGTTTTGGCCGAGCGTGAAAGAATACTAAAAGATGCTCAAAATGAATTAATGATTCTTGTACCCAAAATTGTAGGAAAGGTTGTGGAAAAGGAAGCACGGGATAAGGAGTTTTTGAAAGATTTTATTAAAAATGCCATTTCTCAGCTTTCAATAAAAAATGGTTTAGTTATAAGGACAAGTGAAGAAGATTTTGAGTATGTGAAGCAAAACTTAGATGAGATTTTAAGAGGAGTTGAAGGTGTTGACAAAGTAGAAATAAAAGTTGACAAGGCACTTTCATTTGGTGACATTGTGATTGAAACACCTTATGGATTTGTTGAGACAGGGATAAAAACAAGGCTTGAAAAGCTTCAAGAGATAGTCTTTTCAATAATTGGTGATTGA